Genomic segment of Macellibacteroides fermentans:
GTCCGTCTTCCACCCAGGCCAGCAGATTCATCATCGGCTCTGCCTCTGTTCCGGTGTCCATCAGCGAATAAATACGGTCGAATAATCCGGTGATCGCAGCTGCGTTGTCTCCGGTAAGTACCAGCATCGGGACCGGATATCCTTTTAATGCATATACACTGGTGCCGTTGTGACGGACAGCAGGCTCGCCGGCAGCACGCCGCCAATCGGCTTCCACAGGCAGGAACCCTTTGTTTCCGGCCTGGAAGTGGATATGATCCGGAGCAGATGCACCGCATTTGGGACCGTTGTAGAACAATACAAAATCGGATAACAGCGCTGCAAGCTCCAGCATAACTGTCAGCCGCCCGTGTATCAGCTGGTCTTCGTGCTTTACCGCAGGGATGGTGAAATGTTGTTCGAATATGGGGAACGGATTCACCAGGATGCTGTAGCCTTCGCCGAATGGAAGAGCCTTCTGCTGGGCAGGCAGGTTTTGCTTACAAAGGAAGCAAGGCCGTTCCTGAATGGCTTTGGCATCTACG
This window contains:
- a CDS encoding DUF4922 domain-containing protein, whose product is MVSNQTVKELLAEQLISWPMARTGYEALREVQSKELDVNGYTFRVQFNPARIRSSAANVDAKAIQERPCFLCKQNLPAQQKALPFGEGYSILVNPFPIFEQHFTIPAVKHEDQLIHGRLTVMLELAALLSDFVLFYNGPKCGASAPDHIHFQAGNKGFLPVEADWRRAAGEPAVRHNGTSVYALKGYPVPMLVLTGDNAAAITGLFDRIYSLMDTGTEAEPMMNLLAWVEDGQWILCVMPRTLHRPACYFKEGDGNLLISPASVDLGGVFITPQAKDYEKITSHHIREILQEVCLSEAGIQEIIHKLTKSLQVDA